In the Nocardioides marmotae genome, AGGCGAGGACCCACACGACGATCGCGAGCAGGGCGCCGACCGAGATCCAGCGGAACTTGGGCTGCTTGATGTTCGGGGTGACGTAGTAGAGCAGCGCCACGATGATGACGACCATCAGCAGCAGCACCGGCCACTTGGCGATGTTGAAGACGGTCACGAACGTGCTGCCGAGGCCGATCTGGCTGCCGACGGCGTCCGCGACCGGGCCCGAGACGACCAGGCCGACCAGGACGAGGGCGACCAGCGCCACCAGGACGAGGGTGAGCAGCAGCATGACCGGGCGGAGCTTCCAGAACGGCCGGCCCTCGCGGATCTCATAGATCCGGTTCATCGCCCGGCCGAACGCGCCGACGTACCCGCTCGCCGACCACAGCGCCGTCAGCAGACCGATGATCAGCGCGAGCCCCGCGCCCTGGGACTGCGCCAGCTCGGTGATCGTCGGCTCGAGGGTGTCGGCCTGAGAGCCGGCGCCGATGTCGCGCATGACCTGGAGGATCTGGTCGATCGTCTTCTGCGGGTCCGAGACCAGACCCACGATCGAGGTCAGCGCGATGAGGGCGGGGAAGAGCGCGAGGACGGAGTAGTACGTCAGCGCCGCCGCGACGTCGGTGCACTGGTCCTTGGAGAACTCCCGGGCCGTCTTGCGGGCGACGTACAGCCACGACCGCTTGGTCAGGTCGTCCGGTGAGTCCGGCTTGGCCGGGTGTTCCTTGGGGTCGGTGCTCGTCTCGTGGCGCGCCATGTGCGCCCGGTTGCCGCAGGTGGTCGCCGCAAACCCGGCAGGTCCGCCCGGGGCTCGATCAGGTCGGGGCAGCGGCCGCCCGGGTC is a window encoding:
- a CDS encoding YihY/virulence factor BrkB family protein, giving the protein MARHETSTDPKEHPAKPDSPDDLTKRSWLYVARKTAREFSKDQCTDVAAALTYYSVLALFPALIALTSIVGLVSDPQKTIDQILQVMRDIGAGSQADTLEPTITELAQSQGAGLALIIGLLTALWSASGYVGAFGRAMNRIYEIREGRPFWKLRPVMLLLTLVLVALVALVLVGLVVSGPVADAVGSQIGLGSTFVTVFNIAKWPVLLLMVVIIVALLYYVTPNIKQPKFRWISVGALLAIVVWVLASALFGFYVANFSSYSKTYGSLAGVIVFLLWLWITNLALLFGAELDSELERGRELQAGMPAEEKVQLPPRDTRNIEKQDEKHAEDVAKAREIRETHGKPDSDTSGR